The following coding sequences are from one Leishmania braziliensis MHOM/BR/75/M2904 complete genome, chromosome 36 window:
- a CDS encoding putative dipeptidyl-peptidase 8-like serine peptidase — MPPTPLNSYVDELSRYTEAFTSVAGKPQQLIIVGDRVYWTQGKHQELFSAPVGVEAAEAVRVIASEEQEVAKEKKLTKEEEMLRERTRSQTTGIKNFHVRHSDGAIFYTSGVDMYVYYQNGPRAGKAPLKLFDFMSEDNKAHLKAMGNKPNLFVQPIESFDELHPSDHTIMTFVNNNNVYKATLHENPECEGVPLTVSVEQITHIGDDLHQSGVADYIIQEEFLRYTGHYATDRYVVFSYIDSSRMRSVALLSSLGASEVPAVEPASLSYATEIEEMPYPRVGDSNARTTLVVYDTATKQMRLLPDAAIHKVAPWTEYILRFGFKDADTLYVSVLSRAQEDYAVMSCLIASLPVISKEEDLQALYSDKDGKTTEKIICDAVMPELHVEWQQHIGFAWVECQPGPPIHYGKAYDVLCRHAAETETAHYHLYARPTGACDPEAWKPLTAGAWNVCPGLQHVSEDRVYFLANAEGRLKRTLYSVPLSLENAPHNADALTRLTPLDEHVYSYCVKGDHLYYVSSTAATPAKLYASCVSSPQKRTQVTAPSRIATAPGVDPAVTADLTQNFAGLPVVTPKIVTVTSRRGVPLSAAVFISPSAPTDAPGPLALFVYGGPHAQLVFENDYETRCKATVQVLLQHGVSVAVVDNQMSNANGLRDLSICKRNLGSFETNDYVDVTQYLCNAPASESGLPASFRVDAKRVAIFGWSYGGYATLLAMCQAADIFRIGFAGAPVGDWKLYDTGYTERYMGTLYEDGDAGSGASRMRNEAYMTSTISHYACGFPDECNRLYIAHGLLDENVHFGNSCHVVKALIDNSKPYSMLIYPGERHSLRQNHQSRLHHDALLVKTLEEQL, encoded by the coding sequence ATGCCCCCGACGCCGCTGAATAGCTATGTGGACGAGCTGTCTCGGTACACGGAAGCCTTCACGTCTGTAGCGGGCAAACCGCAGCAACTCATCATTGTCGGTGATCGTGTCTACTGGACGCAGGGCAAGCACCAGGAGCTGTTCTCGGCGCCAGTCGGTGTGGAAGCCGCCGAGGCTGTCCGTGTCATCGCCTCGGAGGAGCAGGAAGTcgcaaaagagaagaaactcaccaaagaggaggaaatgCTTCGCGAGCGGACGCGCAGCCAGACGACGGGCATCAAGAATTTTCACGTTCGCCACAGTGATGGCGCCATCTTCTACACAAGCGGCGTCGACATGTATGTCTACTACCAGAACGGGCCACGTGCTGGCAAGGCCCCTCTGAAGCTGTTCGACTTCATGTCGGAGGACAACAAGGCGCACCTCAAGGCGATGGGCAACAAGCCCAACCTCTTTGTGCAGCCTATCGAGTCCTTTGATGAGTTGCATCCGAGCGACCACACCATCATGACGTTTGTCAACAACAACAATGTGTACAAGGCGACTCTGCACGAGAACCCCGAGTGCGAGGGGGTGCCACTGACCGTCTCTGTGGAGCAGATCACGCACATCGGCGACGACCTGCACCAAAGCGGCGTGGCGGATTACATTATCCAGGAAGAGTTCTTGCGGTATACGGGGCACTACGCGACGGACCGGTACGTTGTCTTCTCCTACATCGACTCCTCCCGCATGCGATCTGTCGCCCTCCTCAGCAGCCTGGGGGCTTCTGAGGTGCCAGCAGTGGAACCGGCGTCGCTGTCCTATGCGACAGAGATAGAGGAGATGCCGTACCCCCGCGTCGGTGACtcaaacgcacgcacaacacTCGTCGTGTACGACACCGCCACGAAGCAGATGCGCCTGCTCCCTGACGCTGCAATTCATAAAGTGGCACCGTGGACGGAGTATATTCTTCGCTTCGGCTTCAAAGATGCAGACACGCTCTACGTATCGGTCCTGAGTCGCGCGCAAGAGGACTACGCGGTGATGAGCTGCCTGATCGCATCGCTACCCGTCATCTCCAAAGAGGAAGACCTGCAGGCTCTCTACAGTGACAAGGACGGCAAAACCACGGAAAAAATTATTTGTGATGCCGTCATGCCGGAGCTGCACGTggagtggcagcagcacattgGCTTTGCGTGGGTGGAGTGCCAGCCCGGGCCGCCAATACACTACGGCAAGGCGTACGACGTGCTTTGTCGCCACGcagcagagacagagacggCGCACTATCACCTCTACGCTCGTCCCACCGGCGCCTGCGATCCAGAGGCATGGAAACCGCTGACGGCGGGAGCGTGGAACGTGTGCCCAGGTCTGCAGCATGTGTCTGAGGACCGCGTGTACTTTCTGGCCAACGCTGAAGGGCGCCTGAAGCGCACGCTCTACTccgtgccgctgtcgctggaAAACGCGCCGCACAACGCCGACGCACTGACGCGCCTCACCCCGCTGGACGAGCACGTCTACAGCTACTGTGTCAAGGGTGATCATCTCTACTATGTCTCTAGCACCGCAGCTACACCAGCGAAGCTCTACGCGAGCTGCGTCTCATCACCGCAAAAGAGAACGCAAGTCACCGCTCCGTCGCGGATTGCCACAGCGCCCGGAGTCGATCCCGCAGTAACAGCGGATTTGACCCAGAACTTTGCAGGCCTGCCTGTCGTGACTCCAAAAATTGTGACCGTGACGAGCCGTCGTGGGGTACCACTGAGTGCAGCGGTTTTTATCTCGCCCAGCGCCCCAACGGATGCACCAGGGCCACTTGCTCTGTTTGTCTACGGCGGACCACATGCGCAGCTTGTATTCGAGAACGACTACGAGACTCGTTGCAAGGCCacggtgcaggtgctgctgcagcacggcgtcTCCGTTGCCGTAGTGGACAACCAAATGAGTAACGCCAATGGGCTGCGCGACTTAAGCATCTGCAAGAGGAACTTGGGCAGCTTCGAGACAAACGACTACGTCGATGTGACGCAGTACCTTTGCAATGCACCGGCGTCCGAGAGTGGTCTTCCCGCCAGCTTTCGCGTCGACGCGAAGCGTGTGGCAATCTTTGGCTGGTCCTACGGTGGCTATGCAACCCTGCTCGCCATGTGCCAGGCGGCCGATATCTTTCGGATAGGCTTCGCCGGTGCGCCAGTTGGCGACTGGAAGCTCTATGACACGGGCTACACAGAGCGCTACATGGGAACCCTCTACGAagacggcgacgctggcagcggcgcatcgcgAATGAGGAACGAGGCGTACATGACGTCGACCATCAGTCACTACGCCTGTGGCTTTCCCGATGAGTGCAACCGTCTCTACATTGCACACGGCCTTCTCGACGAGAACGTGCACTTTGGCAACAGCTGCCACGTGGTGAAGGCATTAATAGACAACTCCAAACCGTACAGCATGCTGATATACCCCGGAGAGCGCCACAGTCTGCGCCAGAACCACCAATCACGCCTGCACCACGACGCACTGCTCGTCAAGACACTAGAAGAGCAGCTCTAG
- a CDS encoding putative caltractin yields MQDVRRALYTITGQRVTRSELLKLIAFAQDAVAKQQQAMQHQQDQVTCLQRSKMASPEAQGPPSVTTITDGEVMSFSGNIRSPSQTGASISTLSVRAESPMNPQAAAATAGSTPAPTVRSQICFVSPRSHLLDSSEGIDLDVFEQIVLRKLKHRNYEEELAYTFALLEDKSYLGFITKESVRRAATETGEALTEAEIAEMFDPLVTGVSTAAVDLSTFTDLQLKARKAEDS; encoded by the coding sequence ATGCAGGATGTGAGGCGTGCCCTCTACACCATCACCGGCCAGCGTGTGACGCGCTCGGAGCTGCTTAAACTAATCGCCTTCGCTCAGGACGCGGTGGctaagcagcagcaggcaatGCAACATCAACAGGATCAGGTAACATGTCTACAGCGCTCTAAAATGGCGAGCCCCGAAGCACAAGGTCCGCCGTCTGTGACGACAATCACAGATGGCGAGGTGATGAGCTTCTCTGGTAACATCCGTTCACCTAGTCAAACAGGCGCATCCATTAGCACCTTGAGTGTGCGAGCCGAGTCCCCGATGAATCCGCAAGCCgctgcggcaacagcagGCTCGACCCCCGCACCCACTGTTCGGAGCCAAATCTGTTTTGTTTCACCTCGCTCTCATTTGCtggacagcagcgagggcaTCGATCTCGATGTCTTTGAGCAGATCGTTCTGCGTAAGCTGAAGCACCGAAACTATGAGGAGGAACTAGCGTACACGTTCGCGCTGCTCGAAGATAAGTCTTATCTCGGCTTCATCACAAAGGAGAGCGTGCGCCGTGCAGCCACCGAGACAGGCGAGGCACTGACGGAGGCCGAGATTGCGGAAATGTTCGACCCACTCGTGACGGGGGTGTCGACCGCTGCGGTGGATCTCTCAACGTTCACGGACCTTCAGCTGAAAGCTCGCAAAGCAGAGGATTCCTGA